The genomic DNA TAATGGATTTCGCCCTCATCTCACAGGCCGCCACCCTCCGGTCGCGGGTTCCCTTCCTTCACTTCTTCGACGGCTTCAGGACCTCCCACGAGGTGCTCAAGGTAGAGGAGCTCACCTTCGACGACATGAAGGCGATGCTCGATGACGACCTCATCGCCGAGCACAAGCTCCGCGGCCTTTCACCTGACCACCCCGTGATGCGCGGAACGGCGCAGAACCCGGATGTTTACTTCCAGGGACGCGAGACCGTCAACCCGTACTACCCGAAGTGCATCGATATCGTCAAAGATGAGATGAAGAAGTTCGCGAAGATAACCGGCCGTGAATACTCCCTGGTGGATTACGTCGGGGCGCCCGATGCGGACAAGGTCATCGTAATCATGGGATCCGGCGCCGATACCGCACAGGAAACGGTCGAGTACCTGACGAGCAAGGGGGAGAAGGTGGGTGTGCTCAAGATCCACCTCTACCGTCCGTTCCCCATTGATGACTTCGTTGCGGCACTGCCGAAGACTGTAAAGAAGATTGCCGTCCTCGATCGCACGAAGGAGCCCGGTTCCCTCGGCGAGCCCCTCTACCTCGACGTCCGCACCGCTATCGGCGAAGCCATGGCAGACGGCAAGTTCCAGTTCCAGGGGTACCCGGTGATCGTCGGCGGGCGCTACGGCCTCGGCTCCAAGGAGTTCACTCCTGCACAGGTGAAGGCGGTCTTCGAGAACCTCGATGCGGCTAAGCCGAAGAGGAATTTCGTCGTCGGCATCACCGAAGATGTTACCGATTCCAGCCTCAAGCTCGACCCGACATTTTTCAACCCGATGGAAGGCGTTTACCAGGCGATGTTCTACGGCCTCGGTTCCGACGGCACCGTCGGCGCCAACAAGAACTCCATCAAGATCATCGGCGAGATGACCGACAACAACGCCCAGGCCTACTTCGTCTACGACTCGAAGAAGGCCGGCTCGATGACCACGTCGCACCTGCGTTTCGGCAAGAAGTACATCCGCGCTCCGTACCTCGTGCAGGAAGCGGACTTCGTTGCCTGCCACAACTTCGTCTTCGTGGAGAAGTACGATATGCTTGGGAAAGCCAAGCAGGGGGCGACCTTCCTCCTGAACGCTCCGTTTTCTGCGGACGAAGTATGGGATCAGCTTCCGGCGGACGTGCAGCAGCAGATCATCGACAAGAAGCTCAAGTTCTACGTGATCGACGGCGTGCGCCTTGGCAACGAGATCGGCCTTGGACCCCGGATCAACGTCATCATGCAGACCGCCTTCTTCAAGATCTCCAACATCATCCCGCTCGATCAGGCGATCGACGAGATCAAGGACGCCATCAAGAAGACCTATGGCAAGAGCGGCGAGAAGGTCGTCGAGATGAACTACAAGGCCGTCGATGCCGGCCTGAACAACTATTACGAGGTGAAGGTGCCGGAGAAAGCTACCAGCACCATCGCGAAGCCGCCGGTCGTCCCGGCAGGCGCGCCGAAATTCGTCCACGAGACCACCGCACCGATCATCGCGGGACTTGGCGACGACCTTCCCGTGTCTAAAATGCCGGCGGACGGCACCTTCCCCACCGCGACCTCGCAGTTCGAAAAGCGGAACATCGCCGTCGAGATCCCCGTCTGGGACGAGTCCCTCTGCATCCAGTGCGGCATCTGTTCCTTCGTGTGCCCCCATGCGACGATCAGGATGAAGGCGTACGACGCGAAGCACCTCGAAGGGGCTCCGGCCGCCTTCAAGTCCACCGAATGCAAAATTCCGGAGTTCAAGGGGCAGAAGCTCACCCTCCAGGTCGCTCCGGAAGACTGTACCGGCTGCGGTGCGTGCGTCTACAACTGCCCCGCCAAGAGCAAGACCGACCCGAACCACAAGGCCATCAACATGGCGTTCCAGCCCCCCCTGCGCGCGCAGGAGGCGAAGAACTGGGAATTCTTCCTCACCATCCCCGACGTCGATGCGGCGGTCGCCAAAATTGACACCGTTCGCGGGTCGCAGCTGATCCGTCCGCTCTTCGAGTTCTCCGGCGCCTGCGTCGGCTGCGGCGAGACCCCGTTCCTGAAGCTTCTCACGCAGCTCTTCGGGGACCGCACAGTAATCGCCAACGCGACCGGCTGTTCATCCATCTACGGCGGCAACCTTCCGACCACTCCCTACGCCCAGAGGGCCGACGGATGCGGCCCGGCATGGTCCAACTCCCTCTTCGAGGACAACGCCGAATTTGGTTTCGGTATGCGCCTCGCCATCGACAAGTTCAACACGATGGCGCTGGAACTTCTCGACAAGCTCGCTGGCTGTTCCTGCTCCTCCTGCAAATCGGCAGCAGGTCTGATGGCGGAGATCAAGAACGCCGACCAGAGCAGCCAGGCCGGCATCGAGGCACAGCGCAAGCGGGTTGCCGACCTGAAGAAGGTGCTGGCGGCTTGCCCGGAGGCGGATGCCAAGCGGCTCCTCACCGTTGCCGATTACCTCGTGAAGAAATCGGTCTGGTGCATCGGCGGCGATGGCTGGGCATACGACATCGGATACGGCGGACTCGACCATGTCATTGCCAGCGGCAAGAACGTCAACCTGTTGGTCCTCGACACTGAAGTCTACTCCAACACCGGCGGGCAGGCGTCCAAGGCGACTCCGCTCGGCGCGGTTGCCCAGTTTGCCGCAGGCGGCAAGCCGGTTTCCAAGAAAGACCTCGGCATGATGGCGATGTCCTACGGCACTGTCTATGTTGCCACGGTTTCTCTCGCAAATCCGGCACAGTGCATCAAGGCTTTCCTTGAGGCGGAAGCGTATGACGGCCCGTCGCTCATCATAGCGTACTCCCACTGCATCGCACACGGGATCGACATGATGAAGGGCGTGGATGAGAACAAAAAGGCGGTCAACTCCGGATACTGGCCGCTCTACCGGTACAACCCGCTGCTTGCAGCCCAGCGGAAGAACCCGCTGCAGCTCGACAGCAAGGCGCCGACCATCGACTTCAGCGAGTACGCCAACGGCGAGAACCGCTACCGCGTCCTCAAGAAGAACAACCCGGATGGGTACGACGAGCTCATGAAGAAAGCCGGCGAGTGGACCAAAGCCCACTTCAGTTACTACGAGAAGCTTGCGGCGCTTACTTTCGACGAGAAATAAGTCGAACAGACACCTACGCGGTAGGGAAAAAGCT from Geobacter sp. DSM 9736 includes the following:
- the nifJ gene encoding pyruvate:ferredoxin (flavodoxin) oxidoreductase, whose product is MSRKMVTIDGNTAAAHVAHATNEVIAIYPITPSSVMGEISDIKTAMGEKNIWGTVPSVVEMQSEGGAAGAVHGALQAGALTTTFTASQGLLLMIPNMFKIAGELTSTVFHVSARAIAAQALSIFGDHSDVMACRSTGWAMLCSNNSQEVMDFALISQAATLRSRVPFLHFFDGFRTSHEVLKVEELTFDDMKAMLDDDLIAEHKLRGLSPDHPVMRGTAQNPDVYFQGRETVNPYYPKCIDIVKDEMKKFAKITGREYSLVDYVGAPDADKVIVIMGSGADTAQETVEYLTSKGEKVGVLKIHLYRPFPIDDFVAALPKTVKKIAVLDRTKEPGSLGEPLYLDVRTAIGEAMADGKFQFQGYPVIVGGRYGLGSKEFTPAQVKAVFENLDAAKPKRNFVVGITEDVTDSSLKLDPTFFNPMEGVYQAMFYGLGSDGTVGANKNSIKIIGEMTDNNAQAYFVYDSKKAGSMTTSHLRFGKKYIRAPYLVQEADFVACHNFVFVEKYDMLGKAKQGATFLLNAPFSADEVWDQLPADVQQQIIDKKLKFYVIDGVRLGNEIGLGPRINVIMQTAFFKISNIIPLDQAIDEIKDAIKKTYGKSGEKVVEMNYKAVDAGLNNYYEVKVPEKATSTIAKPPVVPAGAPKFVHETTAPIIAGLGDDLPVSKMPADGTFPTATSQFEKRNIAVEIPVWDESLCIQCGICSFVCPHATIRMKAYDAKHLEGAPAAFKSTECKIPEFKGQKLTLQVAPEDCTGCGACVYNCPAKSKTDPNHKAINMAFQPPLRAQEAKNWEFFLTIPDVDAAVAKIDTVRGSQLIRPLFEFSGACVGCGETPFLKLLTQLFGDRTVIANATGCSSIYGGNLPTTPYAQRADGCGPAWSNSLFEDNAEFGFGMRLAIDKFNTMALELLDKLAGCSCSSCKSAAGLMAEIKNADQSSQAGIEAQRKRVADLKKVLAACPEADAKRLLTVADYLVKKSVWCIGGDGWAYDIGYGGLDHVIASGKNVNLLVLDTEVYSNTGGQASKATPLGAVAQFAAGGKPVSKKDLGMMAMSYGTVYVATVSLANPAQCIKAFLEAEAYDGPSLIIAYSHCIAHGIDMMKGVDENKKAVNSGYWPLYRYNPLLAAQRKNPLQLDSKAPTIDFSEYANGENRYRVLKKNNPDGYDELMKKAGEWTKAHFSYYEKLAALTFDEK